GGAGAGGAACCCATCCATCACGCGACCCCACAGGGGTAGAGGAGTCTGGTCATGTTCATCAAGCAGTACTATCTGGGCTGTCTCTCTCACGCATCGTACATGATCGGAGACGAGGAGACCCGCAGCGCCATCGTCGTCGATCCGCAGCGCGATGTCGACACCTACATCCGCGACGCCGAAGCCAAGGGGCTCACCATCCGAGACGTTGTGCTCACCCATTTCCACGCCGACTTCGTGGCCGGCCACCTCGAGCTGCAGAAGCGCACGGGCGCCAACATCGTGCTCGGGGCAAAGGCGGAGGCGGCCTATCCGTTCGTGCCCAAGCGCGAGGGCGACACCATCGAGTACGGCAGCGCGCGCATCCAGGTGCTCGAAACCCCAGGACACACGCCGGAGAGCATCTCGCTGGTGGCGTACGACACGAAGAGCGACCCCGCTCGACCCCAGGCCGTGCTCACGGGAGACGCGCTGTTCGTGGGCGACGTGGGCCGCCCCGACCTTATGGTGAGCAGCGGCCACAGCGCCAGCGAGCTGGCCGGAGCGCTCTACGACTCCCTGCACGACAAGCTGCTGCGGCTTCCCGATGACACCGTGGTCTACCCAGCCCACGGCCCCGGATCGCTCTGCGGAAGCGGCCACACATCAGACACGAAATCCACCATCGGTCACGAGCGCGAGAGCAACTTCGCCCTCCAGCCCATGTCGAAGGAGCAATTCGTCGACACCCTGACCCGAGACCTCACCGAGGCGCCGGCCTACTTCGCGCGCGACGCCGTTCTCAACAAGGCCCAGCACGCCACGCTCGAAGA
This genomic window from Pseudomonadota bacterium contains:
- a CDS encoding MBL fold metallo-hydrolase, whose product is MFIKQYYLGCLSHASYMIGDEETRSAIVVDPQRDVDTYIRDAEAKGLTIRDVVLTHFHADFVAGHLELQKRTGANIVLGAKAEAAYPFVPKREGDTIEYGSARIQVLETPGHTPESISLVAYDTKSDPARPQAVLTGDALFVGDVGRPDLMVSSGHSASELAGALYDSLHDKLLRLPDDTVVYPAHGPGSLCGSGHTSDTKSTIGHERESNFALQPMSKEQFVDTLTRDLTEAPAYFARDAVLNKAQHATLEDELTRETQPLSVDETVLLKNQGAQVLDVRPPDDFAAGHLNGSVNVGLDGRFASWAGILLDATRPIVVVASPGREEEAILRLGRVGFDQVKGYVDGGQTAIATRPELVGTTPRATAAEVAHRLESAEPPFVLDVRTPDEWNTAHIEGSVNIPLSELAKRQGEIPHDRPIIVHCQSGYRSSMAMSLLEQQGGDLTEMTGGIAAWLQAGLPTVHTAAAR